A region of the Candidatus Giovannonibacteria bacterium genome:
GCCGGTCGCGAACGCTGGCCTTATGGATATGCCTCGGCTTAGGGTCAAAAATATGAAAAGATTTATAGCCGCCGTGCTCGTAAGTATGCTGGGCAAGGTCGTTATGAAGAGATAAAATATTATCCATTAGCCGCAAAGAAAATTCTTGAACATCGCGCTTGTTTCTCTTGCCGCGCACAAATTCCCGCCAGGCCTCTAGTAAGTTTTCTATACCAATGATATCCTCAAAATTATGAGTCAATTGAGTTTTCATAAAAATTTTTCCACTACGCCCCCCCCCCGCAGGGTTTTACCGCTTCTTGAAAAAATAAAAAGCGCATATTTATTATGGTACAGTTATTATCAAATTTTGCCCAAACCACACAGGCATTCTCTTGGTCAGCGAATTGATACGCTTTTTATAGAAACAATCGAGGCAATATCAATTGCCGCTTTTTTGGCTCGCCAGGAAAAACAGCCATATATCCGTCTTGCGATACGAAAAGTTGATACGTTAAATATACTTTTAATGATTCTTTGGGAAACCAAATCGCTGGAAAATAAAAAATATGCCGCATTGTCGATAAAAATAATCGAAATTGGTAAAATGCTTGGGGGATGGAGCGGGCAAATTTTAAAACAAAACTCTCCCAAAACGGGAGAGAAATGAAGAGATTTGCGAAACGGCAAACGCGAACCCATTGTCACGATTCCACCTATTGTCAGGCCTGTCGTTGTACGCGTTCAACCAGCGACCATCATCATTGCGGTTCGCGTTCAGCAAGTTCGGATTGCCATCGGAATCGCACGAAATATCGTCCATGTCACCACCCCTCGAATACTCTCGGGGTTGAATCGAATCCGGCATAGCAATGCCTTAATATCTCGCGCCAAGTATCTTCTTTTTTTGAAGTTTCTGCATGCACCACTCTATCTGCAACCGTGATCGCAGATACTCTCGATGCATGGATACTGGGTTCGGTAGCGGGAAATATAAAATTTATCTCCCGCATATTCACCTACTACCACTCTGGATTTTAACATAAGAAAAACCCCCGCATCCACTATTTCTAGTAGACACAGGGGCAGGACTAAGACCAAAGGACCTAAAAGATCACAGTGTCTTAGTTTTGAGGGCTAACTTGCGAAACGGCAAACGCGAACCCACTGTCACGAGGCCACCTAACGCCAGGCCTGTCGTAGTACGCGAGCAACCAGCGACCATCAGCATCGCGGTCCGCGTACAGCAAGTCCGGAAGGCCATCGGAGTCATTGATGGGTTCGTGCATTGCGACGATCCACCAAAGGCCCATGGCTTTGATCTCCTCGTCCGTGAACTTCTCACGGATGAGGCAAGCCACTTCGGCGTTCGGCTTTTCAAGCTTGCGCTTGTCGGCCTCGGCGCGGATCTTCTTCGTGATCCGGTCGTTGTCCTCGAAGAGCATGCCATTGAGAACGGCGACTTCAGTCGTTACGCCTTTGGTCGGCACGAAGCTCGGCGAACGGAGCACCTGCTTGGCGTAGTCACCCACGCGGAAGCCTTTGCTCTCAAGCCTGGTGACCCAATCCTCGCCAGTCGTGCCATCGCTGATGACCGAGAAGTAGATGACGCCGTCTTCCTTGCGCCACGAACGGGTCGGTTCGGAAACCGAGAGTTCGTCGCGGAGAAAACGGAGCGCCATGTCGTGGCCACCGAGTTTCTTGACGATGGCGTTGAGTTGGCCGGCGGTGAGGTCGGCGGATGCAAATTCTGTACTCATATATGCCTCCTTGCGCTTATTTGCGCGTTTTCGTTTCCCTCTAACCCGAGGTGGGTGGCATTCACCAAAAGTCACCATGAATCTTGGCAAATTAGCCTATTTCAATGTCTTGCTCCATTATACACCCATGAAGTGGGTTTGTCAAGCCCACGTTGCGCTTAGCGAATTTCGTAAGTCAGAGTAACAAAAATATTGATTTCATTCTCGCCGGAAGGCAGAGCGGGGAAATCTCCGCCAAGGCCAAATTCAACCGCCTTTCCGTAAATCGGCACAGGAGGCGGAAAACCACCGCCGGATTCGGAATACGAAACTAATTTTTTAAGATTGATATTTAAACTTTTAGCGAGCTTCGCGGCTTTTTCTCTTGCATCTTTAATGGCCGCGGCTCTCGCTTCTTCTTTTGCCGCCTTCGGGTCGTCCACCGTAAATTGAATGGAGCCAACCTGATTCGCGCCGAATTCAGCGGAGCGCGAAAGTGTGCTGCCCACCTTGCCAAGGTCTCTTATTTTAACTTCAAGATTTTGATGAATTTCATATCCTCTGAATATTTGCGTCCCGTCTTTATAATCATACCTCGGGCTTATGCTGTAAGAAGTTGTTTTGACGTCTTTGTCTTCCACCCCTTCGCGCTTTAGCATCTCCAAAACTTTGTTTATGACGTCTGTCGCGGAACGCTGCGTTGAAACCAAGTCGGCGCCCTGTTTTACAACTCCGATATTTACAACTGCCACGTCCGGCTTAACAAAGACCTTTCCTTCGCCGGAAACGCTGATTGTGGAGGACGGAAACGGCCGGTTGGTCCCGTTAACTTCATTCCACGTGCGCGCGCCGAAAAACACAATGAGCACGGCCAAAAATATCACCAGCGCCCAAAGCGCCTCCTTCGGCGGCCTGATATGCAAATATTTTGATTCGTTTATTTCCATAGCCATTATTATAATCTGGAAAGTTCCTCTCTTGCAACTTCCCTGTCGTCCCACGCTATCTTTGTCCCATTAGGCCCCATAATCCATGGCTCGGCGCCTTTGCCTGTGATGATTACCGTGTCGCCCGACTCTGCAGATTTTATTGCTTCGCGAATGGCTTCTCTTCTATCCAAAACTTTCTTGTAGTTTTGGGTTTGGAATTTGTTTAGAAATTTGGAATTAGAAATTAGAAATTGCGAGACGCCTTTTTCAATATCCTCCAAAATAGCCGAAGGCAGCTCGTCATACGGGTCCTCATTGGTCAAAATAATTTTTTTGCAGAATCTGCCAGCGATTTTCCCCATCTCCGGCCTTTTCCATTTGTCGCGCCCGCCGCCCGCCGAACCCAAAACGCAGATTAAATTGGGCCGTACGCCGTACGCCGTATGGCTTAAGGCGATATAAACTTTTTCCAGCGCGTCCGGAGTGTGCGCGTAATCCACCACCACAGAGAACGGCTTTTTTTGAACAAATTCCAGCCGCCCCGGCACGCCTTCTATTTTCTCCAGCGCGCTTTTTATGGCGCCGAAATCAACTCCCAAAAGTTTCGCCGCGTGATACGCCGCGACAGCGTTTTCCAGATTGAAATCGCCCAAAAGTTTAAGATGAATCCCCGGCGGCAAATCTTTTTTTGAATAAATTATGCGGTTTTGGGCGGGAATTTTTAAAAAATAATCAATTGAAGGGTCATCGCCGTTTAAAATATGGATTTTAGCTTTTTTGAAAAGTTCAGCTTTTGCAGCGCGGTAATTTTCAAAAGTCCCGTGCGACTCTATGTGCTCCGGAGTGACATTGGTCAGGACTGCCATGTAAAAATCAGTCCCGACGTGCCGGAACTGCTTGATTCCTTCAGAAGTAACTTCAAGCACAGCGTACTCGCAGCCAGCGCTAAGGGCCTCTCTCAAAAATTTTTGCAGTTTGAATCTGCCGGGCATTGTCATCTTAAGCGTGTTTCTCCACTCCCGCCCGTTTATGCGAAATCTCAAAGACGACGCAGATGCGGTTTTTTCTCCGGCCTCTTCCAAAATAGCCGTGACAAGATGCACCACTGTGGACTTGCCGTTGGTCCCGGTGACTCCTACGACTTTTAATTTCCGCGATGGGAAATTATACAGCAGAGCCGCTAACCAAGCCAAACACTTGTGATAATGCGGCTGCAATGCCCCAAAAATTTGTTTGGGAATCAATCGCTTGATAAAATTCAAAAGCGCCTCCATTCTATTTTTCTATTTTCCTAACATTTTCAGAGCTTCTTTTAACCTTTTTTCGCGGCCCTGGATGCTCGCCGGAATTTTTTGAAGCATTTCACGGGCTTCGCGCTGGGAATACCCCAGGGCTTCCAGCGCGTCCAAAATATCAGTATCTTCTTTAAATTCTTCCCCGCCTAATGAAACTTTTCCGAATCCCATTTTGTCTTTCAATTCCAAGACAATTTTTTCAGCTGTCTTTCTGCCGATGCCGGAAATCTTTGTCAGATAAGATGTATCTCCGGACGCAATCGCGCGTTTTATTGTGTCTACCGGCGCCAAAGCAAGCACGCCCAAGGCCGACTTTGGGCCGATGCCCGAGATCGAAATCAAAGATTCAAAAAACTCCAGCTCGGCTTGGTGCGAAAATCCGTAAAGCTCAAGCGCGTCTTCTTTTACGTGAAGATGGGTCCAGAACTTGGCATTTTCATTTACGGAAATTTTATTCGCGGGCGCCGGCACAAAAATTTTATAACCAACTCCACCGACATCCAAAACAACATGCCGCTCTCCCTTAAACAAAACCTTGCCTTCTAAGTGTCCAATCATTACTATTACTATACTACAAAATGACCTTATTTAAACTTCACGAGCCCTATAAACCGGCTGGAGATCAGCCAAGAGCGATTAGTGAATTGACCCGGCTTTTGAAATCTAACAACCGGCACCAAACTCTGCTTGGCGTCACCGGCTCGGGAAAAACTTTTACGATGGCGAATGTCATCGCGAATTTAGGCCGTCCGGCTTTGGTGATTTCGCACAATAAAACTTTGGCCGCCCAGCTTTATCAGGAATTTAAAACTTTTTTCCCAAAAAACGCCGTGCATTATTTCGTTTCCTACTACGATTACTACCAGCCGGAAGCATACATCCCGCAGACGGACACTTATATAGAAAAGGATGCAAAGATAAACGATTTCATTGACGCGATGCGCCACGCGACTACCGCCACGGCTCTTACGCGCAGGGATTTCGTGATTGTCGCCTCCGTTTCCTGCATCTACGGCATCGGCGACCCATCTGAATACGAAAAGGCGGCGCTTGAGGTAAAAGAGGGTATGCAGATTTCGCAGCGCGCTTTTTTGAAAAAATTAGTTGAAATGCAATACGAAAGAAATAATTATGATAGGCTTGCCCCGCCATCGGCGGGGCAAGCCGGAGTTTTCAAAGTGCGCGGGGAAGCGGTGGAAATTTTTTCTCCGGCCGGAAACTCGATAATTCGGATTGAGTGGAATGGGAACACTATAGAAAAAATAAGCGGGGGCGGAAAAATTTTCCCCGCAAAACATTTCGTGACTCCGCAGGAAAAATTGGAGCTCGCGCTGGCTAACATAAAACTTGAACTGAAAACCAGAACCGCGGAGCTCAAAAAAGAAGGAAAATTATTGGAAGCCCAAAGAATCACCCAGCGCACTAATTTTGATTTAAAAATGCTCCGCGAGACCGGCTACACGCACGGAATAGAAAACTACTCGCGTCAGCTCGCATTTAGAAAAGCAGGAGAGCCGCCGGCCACTTTGCTGGACTACCTGCCTGCCGGCAAGGCGGGTTTACCGGATGATTTCGTAACTTTTATTGATGAATCGCATATGTCTATCCCCCAAATCCGCGGAATGTACAGCGGGGACCGCGCGAGAAAACAGGTTTTGGTTGATTACGGCTTCCGCCTGCCGTCGGCAATAGATAATCGGCCATTAAAGTTTGAAGAGTTTAATCAAAAAATCAGGCAGGTTGTTTATGTTTCCGCGACTCCAGCGCCCTACGAACTGAATCTCTCGTGTCAAAGAGAAAGCAACCTCTCCCCCGGTCTTCTCTCCTTCGCAAATTCGTATCATTCGCATACCGATTCGCAACATTCGTGTTATATCATTGAACAAATCATCCGCCCGACCGGGCTTTTGGACCCGCGCCTTGAAATCCGCGGCACGGCAAACCAGATGAAGAACGTTGTGTCAGAAATAGAAAAGCGGGCGAGCCGCAAAGAAAGAGTTCTGGTTACCACTCTCACCAAACGCATGGCCGAAGACTTGGCGGATTATTTGAAAGAAAAACCCGCCTCGCCAGCAGGCAGGAATATTAAAGCCGAATATCTTCATTCGGATATAAAAACTTTGGAACGGCACAAAATTTTAAGAGATTTGCGGAAGGGCGTCTACGACGTGATTGTCGGGATAAATCTTTTAAGAGAAGGCATTGATCTGCCGGAGGTGTCTTTGGTAATAATTTTAGACGCCGACAAAGAGGGGTTTTTGAGGAACGCCCAAACTTTAATCCAAACCATCGGCCGCGCCGCGAGGCACACCCAAGGAACAGTAATAATGTACGCGGACACGACGACCGATTCAATGAAAAAAGCGCTGGAGGAAACCGGGCGCAGAAGAAAAATTCAGGAAGAGTACAACAAAAAACATGGCCTGACGCCGCAGCCCATTCAGCGTCAAATCGGCGAGAACATATTCGGCGCAGAATCAGCAGTTAAAAAATTTGATTTAACAAAAATGTCCAAACAAATGTCCCGCGAAAAACTAAAGCAGGAACTGGAAGAAGAAATGCTGGAAGCCGCCAAAAATCTGGACTTCGAAAAAGCCGCCGAACTGCGCGACTTGATTAAAACAATCAAATAAATTAAACTCCTACTATGCCAATAACTTCATCAGCCAAAAAAGCGTTGAGGCAATCCGGCCGGAGGCGGGAAAGAAATTTGGTTTGGAAAGCCAAATTAAAAAGCGCCGTCAAAACAGCCGAGAAAGACAAGTCGGCGGAATCGCTGCGCCTTGCCTACAAAGCCATAGATAAATCCGCCAAAAAGGGCCTCACCAAAAAAAACAAAGCCGCAAGGATGAAATCCAGGCTCGCGAAACTGGTCAAATAAAAATTTTTCATAACCCCTGCTTCGCCGGTTATTTCATTTATTCATCGAAAAAATAAGCCGCTCCAAAATCTCGTAAGAGTTTTTTGGGTCCCTTCGCATGGCGGATTCGGCTTGGATGCCCTTGAAATACGCATCGGCCATCTTTTTTTGTTTTATTTTCCAAAGTAAAGGATAAATAAGCCGTTGCAAATCCTGCCCCGAGGCCTCCGCCTCTTTAAGAGCCAAAAGCGCGCGCGACAACGGCGCCGAGACAAGTTTTTCAACAAAAAGGAATGGGCTTGCCTTGGCACCAAGTTTTGCAAGGACACGCATATCCACCTGCTGGCGGATTGCTCTGCTCGCGCCGTCGCGCTGCGCAAGGTCTTGCAAAACTTGTGCCTTCGGCGGTTCGCTCAAACTCATCTTCTCCAACTCATTCTCCAGCGCCCACTCCGCTTCCCTCCCCGCCCCGGAAACCATCGTTATTTTTCCTTCCCTGCCAAGTTTTACTCCCAGCTCTTTTGCCCGGCGGGCAAGCCACGCCTCCAAACCTGCTTTTTCCAAAATTTTCATCTCCTGAATCTTTTCCGCGTATTTTTTAAAAAACGCCAGCGCCTGTTTTTCCGGCTCACGCTCCCAAAAAACAAAAATGTTTCCGGATTCTTTTAAAAACTTTCCGTTTTCTTGAAGAATTTTAAGCATTCCTCCGTCAGCGCCCGAAATATTTTTAAATATGACCAGCCGCGCGCGGGAAAAAAGACTCTCCTGCCCAAGGGCGGAGTAGAGGTCAGAAGCATTAATTTCCGAGCTTTCGCCGTCAAATTCCTCAAGCGGCAAATTGCCGCGTTTCTTTAAAAACGCCGCCTTAAATTCCCTTATCTTGCGGAGTGCCTGATAGGAATTTGGCCCGAAAAGAAAATAAATCATTGTTATTCAACAAAAATATTTTCTTTGGGCGGCTCCGGAATGAGATTCAATTCAAAGGCCTTTTTTACAAGAGCGTTATGCTCTTCCGGCAACCAGGCAAGGGGATAAATTGCCGGCAGGCGCTCCTTCATCAGGTTGATTTCTTCGGGCCGCTCAAGTCCCAAAATGCCTTTATACTCTTCTATTAACTGCGTGTTTTTCCGAATGAAGATTGCCGCTTCCAAAACGGCTTCTCTTAAACGTTTAACTTTATTCGGATTCTGCGAAATCCAGTCTGCGTGGGCCGCCAAATCCACGAATGGTATGACGGCAGAGCTGGTAATGCCACCCCACTCCCTGCTCAAATTGACTACTTCCCTATAATTGCCGGTTGCCAAAAACCGCGCAGTGGCAACCGCGTTTAAAAACGCGGCCTCTACTTCTCCGTTTGCCAGACGTTGCTCATTTTGCGGAAACGAGCCGAAAACGAGCTTAAAATCGCGCTCCAAATCCAACCCAAGCGTTTTCATCCCCACGGCATGCATAGTGTAAGACGCGCTTCCTTTGGGATGCATGGCAACTCTTGCTCCTTTAAGGTCCTCAAATTTATAGTAGGGAGACGCGGCTTTCACCACCAAGGCCTGGTTGGTTTGATAGGTAGACACAAACGCGCGCAGCTTTATGTTTTTAGCTTGATTGGTAATTGCAATTGACAGCGGATTTATGGTGCCGACCTCAACCCCGTCTACTTTTTCAATCAGGCGACGCTCGGCTTCGGATGGAGGAGAAAAAAGAACGTCCAATTTCAATCCATGTTTCTCTGCAATCCCTTTGTCCTGTAATACTGCCAGTAAAAATTTCAGGTTTTCGGCGTCCGCAAAACTAATTTTAACGGTTTCAACATTATTTAAATCCCACCAGTACCAGCCGGCGAATGCCGCGGCAACTACGATTGCCAAGATAATGATTTTTGTAAACATTCTAAAAATACTTCTTTTTTAAAATGACCTTTATTTTGGAAATTATTTCCCCCGGAGTGAAATGGGCTTTGACCATGAAATCCTCCGCCCCGCCAGAGACGGCCCGGTCCATGTCTTCCTTTTGCCCGAGATTTGAAAGTACGATTATCGGTATTGAAGAAGTGTTTTGGTCGCTCTTCATGCGGCGCAACACTTCAAAACCGTCCATGCCGGGCAAAATAAGGTCAAGCAAAATCAGGTCCGGGCGGTGTTCTTTGGCCATCTTCAGCCCTTCTTCGCCGTCAATCGCCTCAAATGTGGCAAAACCTTCTTTCCGGAGCTTCTGAACGATTAAATCTCTTAAAAACTTGTCGTCCTCAACCGCCAGAATTTTGACTTTTCCGGATTGCGCCTTTCTGTTTGTCCCTTGCGGGGGCGCTTCCGTTGGTGCAGCTTGCGCTTGATAACTGTTTTTCTTTTGCTCGCTAGGCACGCCCAGTACCTTTTCCACTTTATCCAAAACGTCCGCCGGGTTGAACTCCGCCTTAACCAAATAGTCTCTCGCGCCGAGTTTCAGCGCTTTATCCACCTCAACCGGCTGGCCGGA
Encoded here:
- a CDS encoding SIMPL domain-containing protein (The SIMPL domain is named for its presence in mouse protein SIMPL (signalling molecule that associates with mouse pelle-like kinase). Bacterial member BP26, from Brucella, was shown to assemble into a channel-like structure, while YggE from E. coli has been associated with resistance to oxidative stress.) gives rise to the protein MEINESKYLHIRPPKEALWALVIFLAVLIVFFGARTWNEVNGTNRPFPSSTISVSGEGKVFVKPDVAVVNIGVVKQGADLVSTQRSATDVINKVLEMLKREGVEDKDVKTTSYSISPRYDYKDGTQIFRGYEIHQNLEVKIRDLGKVGSTLSRSAEFGANQVGSIQFTVDDPKAAKEEARAAAIKDAREKAAKLAKSLNINLKKLVSYSESGGGFPPPVPIYGKAVEFGLGGDFPALPSGENEINIFVTLTYEIR
- the uvrB gene encoding excinuclease ABC subunit UvrB encodes the protein MTLFKLHEPYKPAGDQPRAISELTRLLKSNNRHQTLLGVTGSGKTFTMANVIANLGRPALVISHNKTLAAQLYQEFKTFFPKNAVHYFVSYYDYYQPEAYIPQTDTYIEKDAKINDFIDAMRHATTATALTRRDFVIVASVSCIYGIGDPSEYEKAALEVKEGMQISQRAFLKKLVEMQYERNNYDRLAPPSAGQAGVFKVRGEAVEIFSPAGNSIIRIEWNGNTIEKISGGGKIFPAKHFVTPQEKLELALANIKLELKTRTAELKKEGKLLEAQRITQRTNFDLKMLRETGYTHGIENYSRQLAFRKAGEPPATLLDYLPAGKAGLPDDFVTFIDESHMSIPQIRGMYSGDRARKQVLVDYGFRLPSAIDNRPLKFEEFNQKIRQVVYVSATPAPYELNLSCQRESNLSPGLLSFANSYHSHTDSQHSCYIIEQIIRPTGLLDPRLEIRGTANQMKNVVSEIEKRASRKERVLVTTLTKRMAEDLADYLKEKPASPAGRNIKAEYLHSDIKTLERHKILRDLRKGVYDVIVGINLLREGIDLPEVSLVIILDADKEGFLRNAQTLIQTIGRAARHTQGTVIMYADTTTDSMKKALEETGRRRKIQEEYNKKHGLTPQPIQRQIGENIFGAESAVKKFDLTKMSKQMSREKLKQELEEEMLEAAKNLDFEKAAELRDLIKTIK
- a CDS encoding 30S ribosomal protein S20 yields the protein MPITSSAKKALRQSGRRRERNLVWKAKLKSAVKTAEKDKSAESLRLAYKAIDKSAKKGLTKKNKAARMKSRLAKLVK
- a CDS encoding response regulator, translating into MPSEQKKNSYQAQAAPTEAPPQGTNRKAQSGKVKILAVEDDKFLRDLIVQKLRKEGFATFEAIDGEEGLKMAKEHRPDLILLDLILPGMDGFEVLRRMKSDQNTSSIPIIVLSNLGQKEDMDRAVSGGAEDFMVKAHFTPGEIISKIKVILKKKYF
- a CDS encoding ABC transporter substrate-binding protein; protein product: MFTKIIILAIVVAAAFAGWYWWDLNNVETVKISFADAENLKFLLAVLQDKGIAEKHGLKLDVLFSPPSEAERRLIEKVDGVEVGTINPLSIAITNQAKNIKLRAFVSTYQTNQALVVKAASPYYKFEDLKGARVAMHPKGSASYTMHAVGMKTLGLDLERDFKLVFGSFPQNEQRLANGEVEAAFLNAVATARFLATGNYREVVNLSREWGGITSSAVIPFVDLAAHADWISQNPNKVKRLREAVLEAAIFIRKNTQLIEEYKGILGLERPEEINLMKERLPAIYPLAWLPEEHNALVKKAFELNLIPEPPKENIFVE
- a CDS encoding UDP-N-acetylmuramoyl-L-alanyl-D-glutamate--2,6-diaminopimelate ligase, translated to MEALLNFIKRLIPKQIFGALQPHYHKCLAWLAALLYNFPSRKLKVVGVTGTNGKSTVVHLVTAILEEAGEKTASASSLRFRINGREWRNTLKMTMPGRFKLQKFLREALSAGCEYAVLEVTSEGIKQFRHVGTDFYMAVLTNVTPEHIESHGTFENYRAAKAELFKKAKIHILNGDDPSIDYFLKIPAQNRIIYSKKDLPPGIHLKLLGDFNLENAVAAYHAAKLLGVDFGAIKSALEKIEGVPGRLEFVQKKPFSVVVDYAHTPDALEKVYIALSHTAYGVRPNLICVLGSAGGGRDKWKRPEMGKIAGRFCKKIILTNEDPYDELPSAILEDIEKGVSQFLISNSKFLNKFQTQNYKKVLDRREAIREAIKSAESGDTVIITGKGAEPWIMGPNGTKIAWDDREVAREELSRL
- a CDS encoding four helix bundle protein, with the protein product MSFHKNFSTTPPPRRVLPLLEKIKSAYLLWYSYYQILPKPHRHSLGQRIDTLFIETIEAISIAAFLARQEKQPYIRLAIRKVDTLNILLMILWETKSLENKKYAALSIKIIEIGKMLGGWSGQILKQNSPKTGEK
- the ruvA gene encoding Holliday junction branch migration protein RuvA, yielding MIGHLEGKVLFKGERHVVLDVGGVGYKIFVPAPANKISVNENAKFWTHLHVKEDALELYGFSHQAELEFFESLISISGIGPKSALGVLALAPVDTIKRAIASGDTSYLTKISGIGRKTAEKIVLELKDKMGFGKVSLGGEEFKEDTDILDALEALGYSQREAREMLQKIPASIQGREKRLKEALKMLGK